TACTCGCTGTCGCAGGAGACCATCGATGAGCTGAAGCGCCAGACCTCGCTGATGGCCAAGGCCCTGAACGTGGTCGGCCTGATGAACGTGCAGTTCGCGATCCAGCAGACCGAAGTCGAGGGCAAGAAGCAGGACACTGTGTACGTGCTGGAAGTGAACCCGCGCGCGTCGCGCACCGTGCCTTTCGTGTCGAAGGCGACCGGCCTGCAGCTGGCCAAGATCGCGGCGCGCTGCATGGTCGGCCAGACCCTGGAACAGCAGGGCGTGACGAAGGAAATCGTGCCGCCGTTCTACAGCGTCAAGGAAGCCGTGTTCCCGTTCGTGAAATTCCCGGGCGTCGACACCATCCTCGGCCCCGAGATGAAGTCGACCGGCGAAGTGATGGGCGTCGGCATGACCTTCGGCGAAGCCTTCGTCAAGTCGCAGCTGGCGGCCGGCATCAGCCTGCCGTCCTCGGGCCGCGTGTTCCTGTCGGTGAAGGGTTCCGACAAGCCGCGCACCGTGACCGTCGCCCGCGACCTGGTGGCGCTGGGCTTCTCGCTGGTGGCGACCAAGGGCACCGCGGCGGTGATCTCCGCCGCAGGCATCCCGGTCACCCCAGTCAACAAGGTGCTGGAAGGCCGTCCGCACATCGTCGACATGATCAAGAACCACGAGATCGCGATGGTGGTGAACACGGTCGAGGAAAAGCGCAGCGCGATCAACGACTCGCGCACCATCCGTACCTCGGCCCTGCAGGCGCGCGTCGTGACCTACACGACCATCGCCGGCGCCGAAGCGGCGGTGCAGGGCATGCGCCAGCTGGACGAGTTGCGGGTCTATGATTTACAAGGCCTGCATAAAACACTAAACTAAGCACCAGGGCAGTACAGTAGCAGCAAGTAATTTAGACCACACAGCTCGCGCGGCGCGCCGCGAGGGCTGTGTGGTTTTCACTTTTCTATACAGATAACCATGAACACTCCATTGACCAAACATGGCGCCGAACTCCTGAAGGAAGAACTGCACCAGCTCAAGACCAAGGAGCGCCGCAACGTGATCGATGCGATCGCCGAAGCGCGTTCGCATGGTGACCTGTCCGAAAACGCCGAATACGATGCCGCCAAGGAGCGCCAGGCCTTCGTCGAGGGCCGCATCGCCGAGCTCGAACAGAAGCTGTCGACCGCCCAGGTCATCGATCCGTCCACCCTCGACGCCGAAGGCCGCGTGGTGTTCGCCTCGACCGTCGACCTCGAAGACATCGAAGGCGGCCAGAAAGTGACCTACCAGATCGTCGGCATCGACGAAGCCGACCTGAAGCAGAACAAGGTGTCCGTCACCTCGCCGATCGCGCGCGCCCTGATCGGCAAGTACGCCGGCGACGTGGTCGAAGTGCAGGCCCCGTCGGGCCCGCGCGAATACGAGATCCTCGAAGTCCGCTACGTCTGAGGCGGGACGGGGCCATGCTGGCGAATGCGCGCCTGGTGCTGGCTGCCCTGTGGGCGGGCAGCGTGTGGGCGCTCAGTTACCTGGCCGCGCCGAGCGCCTTCGCGGTCCTCGACAGCACCCAGGCCGGCAATGTGGTCGGCGTGATGCTGACCCGCCTGGCCTGGCTGTCGATGGTACTGGCGCCGCTGCTGGCGGTGCTGGTGTCGCGCGCCGGCGATCTGGAGCCGAAGCGCCGCCGCCGGCTGTACTGGCTGATCGGCGGCATGCTGGCCTGCAGCCTGGTCGTCTACCTGGGGCTGCAGCCGATGATGGCGGCGATCCGCGAGGCGGCCGGACCGGCCGGGGTGCGGGCGTCGCCGCAGTGGGGCACCTTCGCCGCCCTGCATGGCGCGTCGCAGGTGCTGTACCTCGTCGAGTCCGTGCTGGGAGTCTTCCTGGTCGTGAAAGCACGGTAGGGTGGGCTCTCCGAGCCCACGTTGATGGCGGCAAGGCGAAAAAAAACCGGGAAGGCCCCGGTTGTTTTTCAAGCCGCTCGCCTTTTTACTTGAGCGCGGTTTTCTTGCTGCTGGCCTGGCGCGGCTTGGCGCGCTTGACGTTGCCGCCCTGGGTCACGCGTTCGTTCCCCTTCAGCAGGACCTTGGTGACGCTGGGCTTCTTGGTGCCGCTCGGGCTCGGCTTGACGATGGTGACTTCGCGCATGCCCTTGCCGGCCTTGACCGAACGTTCCTTGACGGCTTCCTTCTTCGGGCGATACAGGACCAGCAGTTTGCCGATATGCTGTACGGGCGCCGCTTCCAGTTCTTCGCAGACCTGCTCGTAGATGGCGATGCGCGCTTCGCGGTCGTCGCCGAACACGCGGACCTTGATGAGGCCGTGTGCGTCCAGGCTGGACGAGATTTCTTTCATGACGGCCTCGGTCAGGCCGGCTTCGCCGATCATGACGACGGGGCTGAGCCCGTGAGCTTCCGCACGAAGGGCCGCGCGCTCGGCCGGTGTAAGTTTGATCATAATGGTTCTTTTTTGATGTACCTAATAAAAGCAGTATTTTACGCGAATGGCCAAGAACAAATTCAATAAAAACTGGATACACGACCACATTAACGACCCGTATGTCAAATTGGCACAGAAAGAGGGTTATCGTGCGCGTGCAGCCTACAAGCTGAAAGAGATCGACGAGGCCGAAAAGCTGATCAAGCCGGGCCAGGTCATCGTCGACCTCGGCTGCACGCCCGGCAGCTGGGGCCAGTACACCCGTCGCAAGCTGGCCGGCGGCGAGGATGGCGGCATCAAGGGCACGATCATCGGCCTGGATATGCTGCCGATGGAGCCGATCGCCGACATGCATTTCATCCAGGGTGACTTCCGCGAGGAAGAAGTGCTCGATCAACTGGCGGCTGTGCTGGAAGGCCGGCAAGCCGACCTGGTGCTGTCGGACATGGCGCCTAACCTGTCCGGGATCCCATCGGCGGATGCGGCGCGCATGGAGCATTTGATCGAAATCGCTATTGAGTTTTCTCAAGCGCACCTAAAGCCCTCCGGCGCATTGTTAGTAAAATGCTTTAAGGACATGGGTTTTACGCAAATACTTGAACTGTTTCGCAAGGAATTCAAGGTGGTCAAACAGATCAAGCCGAAGGCCAGCCGCGATAAATCGTCCGAAATTTTCCTGCTGGGGCGTGGTCTCAAGAATTAATTGGAGATCCAGCCTTGATATTCGTGGGGAGGACCGCACATCAGCAACGGGTGGTGAGTCTGGCGAAGCCGCCTGGCGCTATCCGGTCGGGGCCTGCGATACTTATTCGTGCGCATCGGAAATAAAAAACCGTTATAGTGACGGGATAAAGCTTCAAGAGCGGGCTTCAGGGCGGCTGTGCGTGGCACCGCTTGCTTATTGCGGTAAAATCCGTGTTTGAAACAATGGGAAAAGATGCGTCCGCATCAGAGGAGTTTTCGTGAATAATATGTTTTCCAAATCCGCCATCTGGGTGGTGGTCGCGCTGCTGTTGTTCATGCTGTTCAAGCAGTTCGATAACCACAGCGTAGCGGGCGGCAGCAAGACGATTGCTTATTCCGAGCTGCTCGATGACGTGAAGGCGCATAAGATCAAGGATGTCGTGATCGAGGGTTCCAGCATCACGGCAACCCGCCAGGACGACACCAAGGTGCGCACCACCGCGACCATGCTGGACCGCGGCCTGATCGGCGACCTGCGCGACAACAACGTGCGCTTCGACGTCAAGCCGCCGGAAGAGCCGTCCTTCCTGCAGCAAGTCTTCATTTCCTGGTTCCCGATGCTGCTGCTGATCGGCGTCTGGGTCTTCTTCATGCGCCAGATGCAAGGCGGCGGCAAGGGCGGGGCTTTCTCGTTCGGCAAGTCGAAGGCGCGCATGATGGATGAAACCAACAATACCGTCACCTTCGCCGACGTCGCCGGCTGCGACGAAGCCAAGGAAGAGGTCGCCGAGATCGTCGACTTCCTGAAGGATCCGACCAAGTTCCAGAAGCTGGGCGGCCGTATCCCGCGCGGCGTGCTGATGGTCGGTCCTCCGGGTACCGGCAAGACCCTGCTGGCGCGCGCGATCGCCGGCGAAGCGAAAGTGCCGTTCTTCTCGATCTCCGGTTCCGACTTCGTCGAGATGTTCGTCGGCGTGGGCGCGTCCCGCGTCCGCGACATGTTCGAGAACGCGAAGAAGCACTCGCCCTGCATCATCTTCATCGACGAGATCGACGCCGTCGGCCGCCATCGTGGCGCCGGCATGGGCGGCGGCAACGACGAGCGCGAACAGACCCTGAACCAGCTGCTGGTCGAGATGGACGGCTTCGAAGCCTCCTCGGGTGTGATCGTGATCGCCGCGACCAACCGCGCCGACGTGCTGGACAAGGCGCTGCTGCGTCCGGGCCGTTTCGACCGCCAGGTGATGGTCGGCCTGCCGGATATCCGCGGCCGCGAGCAGATCCTGAACGTGCACATGCGTAAAGTGCCGATCGGCACCGACGTGAAGGCCGACATCCTGGCCCGCGGCACCCCGGGTTTCTCCGGCGCCGACCTGGCCAACCTGGTCAACGAGGCCGCCCTGTTCGCCGCGCGCCGCAGCAAGCGCCTGGTCGAGATGAGCGACTTCGAAGACGCGAAGGACAAGATCTTCATGGGGCCGGAGCGCAAGTCGATGGTCATGCGCGAGGAAGAGCGCCGCAACACGGCCTACCACGAGTCGGGCCACGCGGTGATCGCCAAGCTGCTGCCGAAGGCCGATCCGGTGCACAAGGTCACGATCATGCCGCGCGGTTACGCGCTGGGCCTGACCTGGCAGCTGCCGGAGCACGACAGCCTGTCCGGCTACAAGGACAAGATGCTGGAAGAGATCTCGATCCTGTTCGGCGGCCGCATTGCCGAAGAGATCTTCGTAGGCCAGATGTCGACCGGCGCTTCGAACGACTTCGCCCGCGCGACCAAGCTGGCGCGCTCGATGGTCACCCGCTTCGGCATGTCCGAGAGCATGGGCGTGATGGTCTACGAGGACGATGCCAACGAGGGCTTCTTCGGCGGCTCCGTGAAGACCATCTCCGAGGCCACCCAGCAGAAGGTCGACGCCGAGATCCGTTCGATCCTCGACACGCAGTACGCGCTGGCGCGCCGCCTGCTGGAAGAGAACCGCGACAAGGTCGAAGTCATGACCAAGGCCCTGCTCGAATGGGAAACCATCGACGCCGACCAGATCAACGACATCATGGCCGGCCGCCAGCCGACCCCGCCGAAGTCGGTCCAGCTGACCAAGCGTCCGAGCGGCGGCGACGGTTCGGGCGGCGTGGCCACCAACGCCCCGGCACCGGCCTGATCGCTGGAGTACCTGCCTGAAGGCATTCACGAAAGACACCCTGCGGGGTGTCTTTTTTTCTGCACCAAATTGTTCTTTTACTATGCGTCAGTACTTACAATGCGGCCGTTTCGGCTTCGATCTTGCCCAGTGCCCCTTGGTCATGGGTATCCTCAACGTCACCCCCGATTCCTTCTCCGACGGCGGCCGCTACCAGGGCCTGGAATTCGCCATGGAGCGGGCCGAGCAGATGATCAAGGACGGGGTCGACATCATCGACATCGGCGGCGAATCGACCCGCCCGGGCTCGCCCAGCGTTTCCGTCCCGGAAGAGCTCGCGCGCGTGATGCCCGTCATCTACGCCCTGCGCGAACTCGGCTATGCACTGTCGATCGACACCTGCAAGCCGGAAGTGATGCGCGAAGCGATCATCGCCGGGGCCGACATGATCAACGACATCAATGCCTTCCGCGCGCCCGGTGCGATCGAGGCGGTGGCGGACAGCGATGTCGGCCTGTGCATCATGCATATGCAGGGCACGCCCCAGGATATGCAGTCCCAGCCTGTCTATCAGGATGTGGTGGAAGAGGTGATCGCTTTCCTGCGCGAGCGGGTCGAGGCCTTGCTGGCAGCCGGGGTCGCGCGGGACCGCGTCACGATTGACCCGGGATTTGGCTTTGGCAAGACTGTCGAGCATAATGTCACTTTGCTACGCAGCATTAGTCATATGCAGCGCGAACTGGGCCTGCCGGTATTGGCCGGGCTGTCGCGCAAGTCGATGATCGGCGCCCTGACCGGGCGCCCCGTCGAGCAGCGCCTGGGCGGCAGCCTGGGCGGCGCGTTGGCTGCGGTAGCGCAGGGCGCCCGCATCGTGCGGGTCCATGATGTCGCAGAGACGGCCGACGCACTCAAGGTGTGGAACGCAGCCGTCAATCCTAATTGAATAGAAGAGAACAACATGGCACGCAAATATTTTGGTACGGACGGCATACGTGGACTGGTGGGCGAGGCGCCCATCACCCCTGATTTCGTGATGCGTCTCGGCTACGCCGCCGGCAAGGTGCTGGCCAAAGGGCGTACCGGCGCCAGCGGCCGTCCCAACGTGCTGATCGGCAAGGACACCCGCATCTCCGGCTACATGCTGGAGGCTGCGCTCGAAGCCGGCTTCTCGGCCGCCGGCGTCGACGTGATGCTGGCCGGTCCGATGCCGACCCCGGCCATCGCCTACCTGACCCGCGCCCTGCGCCTGCAGGCCGGCGTCGTGATCTCGGCGTCCCACAATCCCTTCCAGGACAACGGCATCAAGTTCTTCTCCGAGCACGGCACCAAGCTGCCGGACGCCGTCGAACTGGAAATCGAGGAAGCGATCGACCAGCCGATGGGCTGCGTCTCGTCCGAAAAACTGGGCCGCGCGACCCGCCTGCGCGATGCCCAGGGCCGCTACATCGAATTCTGCAAGAGCACCTTCCCGAACGAACTGGACCTGCGCGGCCTGAAGATCGTGGTCGACTGCGCCCACGGCGCCGCCTACGCCACTGCGCCGCACGTGTTCCATGAGCTGGGCGCCGAAGTGATCGAGCTGGGCACCAAGCCGGACGGCTTCAACATCAACGACGGCGTCGGCGCCACCGCGCCCAAGGCGATGGCCCAAGCCGTCGTCGAGCACAAGGCCGACCTCGGCATCGCGCTGGACGGCGACGCCGACCGCCTGATCATGTGCGACGCCAAGGGCCGCGTGTACAACGGCGACGAGCTGCTGTACGTGATGGTGCGCGCGCGCATGGCCACCGGCAAGGTGGCCGGCGCGGTCGGCACGCTGATGACGAATATGGCGCTCGAGGTCGCGTTCAAGGAAATGGACGTCGGCTTCGCGCGCGCCAAGGTCGGTGACCGCTACGTGCTGGAAATGATGCAGGAGAAAGGCTGGCTGTTCGGCGGCGAAGGCTCGGGCCACCTGCTGGCCCTCGACAAGCACAGCACCGGCGACGGCATCGTCTCGTCCCTGCAGGTGCTGGAAGCGCTCCGGCGCGGCAACCAGAGCCTGGCCGATTGCTGCAAGGACCTGGTGCTGTTCCCCCAGACCCTCATCAACGTGCGCGTGCAGCCGGGCTTCGACTGGACCAGGAACAATGCCATCGTTGGCGAGAAGGAGCTGGTGGAGCGCGAGCTGGGCGAGCGCGGCCGTGTGCTGATCCGCCCGTCGGGCACCGAACCGCTGGTGCGCGTGATGGTCGAGGCCAAGGAAGCCGGACTGGCGGAATCGATGGCCAGGCGCATCGCCGCGCGTTTCGAGGTCTGACGGCCTTACATTGACGCCTCAAGGCCGGCGGGGTAT
This window of the Massilia sp. WG5 genome carries:
- the greA gene encoding transcription elongation factor GreA — its product is MNTPLTKHGAELLKEELHQLKTKERRNVIDAIAEARSHGDLSENAEYDAAKERQAFVEGRIAELEQKLSTAQVIDPSTLDAEGRVVFASTVDLEDIEGGQKVTYQIVGIDEADLKQNKVSVTSPIARALIGKYAGDVVEVQAPSGPREYEILEVRYV
- a CDS encoding DUF4149 domain-containing protein, which encodes MLANARLVLAALWAGSVWALSYLAAPSAFAVLDSTQAGNVVGVMLTRLAWLSMVLAPLLAVLVSRAGDLEPKRRRRLYWLIGGMLACSLVVYLGLQPMMAAIREAAGPAGVRASPQWGTFAALHGASQVLYLVESVLGVFLVVKAR
- the yhbY gene encoding ribosome assembly RNA-binding protein YhbY encodes the protein MIKLTPAERAALRAEAHGLSPVVMIGEAGLTEAVMKEISSSLDAHGLIKVRVFGDDREARIAIYEQVCEELEAAPVQHIGKLLVLYRPKKEAVKERSVKAGKGMREVTIVKPSPSGTKKPSVTKVLLKGNERVTQGGNVKRAKPRQASSKKTALK
- a CDS encoding RlmE family RNA methyltransferase; this encodes MAKNKFNKNWIHDHINDPYVKLAQKEGYRARAAYKLKEIDEAEKLIKPGQVIVDLGCTPGSWGQYTRRKLAGGEDGGIKGTIIGLDMLPMEPIADMHFIQGDFREEEVLDQLAAVLEGRQADLVLSDMAPNLSGIPSADAARMEHLIEIAIEFSQAHLKPSGALLVKCFKDMGFTQILELFRKEFKVVKQIKPKASRDKSSEIFLLGRGLKN
- the ftsH gene encoding ATP-dependent zinc metalloprotease FtsH, whose product is MNNMFSKSAIWVVVALLLFMLFKQFDNHSVAGGSKTIAYSELLDDVKAHKIKDVVIEGSSITATRQDDTKVRTTATMLDRGLIGDLRDNNVRFDVKPPEEPSFLQQVFISWFPMLLLIGVWVFFMRQMQGGGKGGAFSFGKSKARMMDETNNTVTFADVAGCDEAKEEVAEIVDFLKDPTKFQKLGGRIPRGVLMVGPPGTGKTLLARAIAGEAKVPFFSISGSDFVEMFVGVGASRVRDMFENAKKHSPCIIFIDEIDAVGRHRGAGMGGGNDEREQTLNQLLVEMDGFEASSGVIVIAATNRADVLDKALLRPGRFDRQVMVGLPDIRGREQILNVHMRKVPIGTDVKADILARGTPGFSGADLANLVNEAALFAARRSKRLVEMSDFEDAKDKIFMGPERKSMVMREEERRNTAYHESGHAVIAKLLPKADPVHKVTIMPRGYALGLTWQLPEHDSLSGYKDKMLEEISILFGGRIAEEIFVGQMSTGASNDFARATKLARSMVTRFGMSESMGVMVYEDDANEGFFGGSVKTISEATQQKVDAEIRSILDTQYALARRLLEENRDKVEVMTKALLEWETIDADQINDIMAGRQPTPPKSVQLTKRPSGGDGSGGVATNAPAPA
- the folP gene encoding dihydropteroate synthase, which produces MRQYLQCGRFGFDLAQCPLVMGILNVTPDSFSDGGRYQGLEFAMERAEQMIKDGVDIIDIGGESTRPGSPSVSVPEELARVMPVIYALRELGYALSIDTCKPEVMREAIIAGADMINDINAFRAPGAIEAVADSDVGLCIMHMQGTPQDMQSQPVYQDVVEEVIAFLRERVEALLAAGVARDRVTIDPGFGFGKTVEHNVTLLRSISHMQRELGLPVLAGLSRKSMIGALTGRPVEQRLGGSLGGALAAVAQGARIVRVHDVAETADALKVWNAAVNPN
- the glmM gene encoding phosphoglucosamine mutase — protein: MARKYFGTDGIRGLVGEAPITPDFVMRLGYAAGKVLAKGRTGASGRPNVLIGKDTRISGYMLEAALEAGFSAAGVDVMLAGPMPTPAIAYLTRALRLQAGVVISASHNPFQDNGIKFFSEHGTKLPDAVELEIEEAIDQPMGCVSSEKLGRATRLRDAQGRYIEFCKSTFPNELDLRGLKIVVDCAHGAAYATAPHVFHELGAEVIELGTKPDGFNINDGVGATAPKAMAQAVVEHKADLGIALDGDADRLIMCDAKGRVYNGDELLYVMVRARMATGKVAGAVGTLMTNMALEVAFKEMDVGFARAKVGDRYVLEMMQEKGWLFGGEGSGHLLALDKHSTGDGIVSSLQVLEALRRGNQSLADCCKDLVLFPQTLINVRVQPGFDWTRNNAIVGEKELVERELGERGRVLIRPSGTEPLVRVMVEAKEAGLAESMARRIAARFEV